A genome region from Thermoanaerobacterium xylanolyticum LX-11 includes the following:
- the yjeM gene encoding glutamate/gamma-aminobutyrate family transporter YjeM, whose protein sequence is MNDESKKKLTLVPLILMIFTSVFGFNNMPRAFYLMGYSAIPWYIISGITFFLPYAFMMAEFGAAFKEESGGIYTWMERSVGPKYAFVGTFMWYASYVVWMVSICSTIFINISNIIFGTDKTSSLRLFGLNSTQVIGLLGILLIILITYVASKGLNWVSKIASIGGTSVLAINVIFLLGSIVVLIANGGKLAEPITSLKSFAISPNPSYLSPIAVLSFIVFAIFAYGGTEVVGGVVDQTENAEKTFPKGVLFSAIIIAIGYSLGIFLVGIFTKWNSVLASNNVNMANAQYVIMNNFGYQIGLSLGASKSTAIIIGNWSARIVALSVFLSLMGAFFTLSYAPLRQLIEGTPAELWPGKTAEIDDKGVPKYAMWIQCLLVAVMLFLISFGGDIAKVFFARIVLMTNVAMTLPYVFLCLAYPSFKNNKKINRPFEIFKSRTSVIIATVLTSVTVGFANIFTIIEPAFSKDIASTLWMIAGPLFFTIVALLMFRRYEKSKNVVKDNPVKET, encoded by the coding sequence ATGAATGATGAATCAAAGAAAAAGCTGACACTGGTGCCTTTAATTTTAATGATCTTTACTTCTGTTTTTGGATTTAACAATATGCCAAGAGCTTTTTATCTTATGGGATACAGCGCAATACCGTGGTACATCATATCAGGTATAACATTTTTCTTGCCTTATGCGTTTATGATGGCGGAATTTGGAGCTGCATTTAAAGAAGAAAGTGGCGGAATATATACGTGGATGGAAAGATCGGTTGGTCCTAAATACGCCTTTGTAGGTACTTTTATGTGGTATGCTTCATATGTTGTATGGATGGTCAGCATTTGTTCAACAATTTTTATAAATATCTCTAATATAATTTTTGGCACAGACAAAACCTCATCTCTCAGATTGTTTGGACTAAATTCGACTCAAGTTATTGGATTATTAGGTATATTGCTTATCATATTAATTACGTATGTAGCGAGTAAAGGTTTAAATTGGGTTTCGAAAATTGCTTCAATCGGTGGAACATCGGTATTAGCCATAAACGTCATATTCTTACTTGGCTCGATTGTTGTATTGATAGCGAATGGAGGAAAACTAGCGGAACCAATTACATCGCTTAAATCGTTTGCAATATCGCCAAATCCGTCCTATTTGTCACCGATTGCAGTTTTGTCATTCATAGTATTTGCGATATTTGCGTATGGAGGAACAGAGGTAGTTGGTGGCGTCGTAGATCAAACGGAAAATGCAGAGAAGACATTTCCTAAAGGAGTATTGTTTTCAGCTATAATAATTGCAATCGGGTATTCTTTGGGAATATTCTTAGTTGGCATATTTACAAAATGGAATAGTGTTTTAGCATCTAACAATGTCAATATGGCAAATGCCCAGTATGTGATCATGAATAACTTTGGATATCAAATTGGATTAAGCTTAGGTGCAAGCAAAAGCACAGCAATAATCATTGGCAATTGGTCTGCTAGAATAGTAGCACTATCTGTATTCTTATCATTAATGGGTGCATTTTTTACACTTAGCTATGCTCCATTAAGACAATTGATTGAAGGTACACCTGCAGAATTGTGGCCTGGGAAAACAGCAGAAATAGATGATAAAGGTGTTCCAAAATATGCTATGTGGATACAATGTTTGCTAGTTGCAGTTATGTTGTTCCTTATATCATTTGGAGGAGACATAGCAAAAGTTTTCTTTGCTCGCATAGTTCTAATGACGAATGTAGCAATGACATTGCCATATGTATTTTTGTGCTTAGCATATCCGTCATTTAAAAATAACAAAAAGATCAATAGACCATTTGAGATCTTTAAAAGTAGAACATCTGTAATAATTGCAACTGTATTAACGTCAGTCACAGTAGGATTTGCAAATATTTTCACTATAATCGAACCTGCATTTTCAAAAGATATAGCTTCAACACTTTGGATGATTGCTGGACCATTGTTTTTCACAATTGTAGCTTTACTAATGTTTAGAAGATATGAGAAAAGTAAGAATGTAGTTAAAGACAATCCTGTAAAAGAAACTTAA
- a CDS encoding 3-methyl-2-oxobutanoate dehydrogenase subunit VorB: MAKVLMKGNEALAEAAIQAGCRHYFGYPITPQNEVTAYMAKRMPEVGGVFLQAESEVSAINMVYGAGGAGARVLITSSSPGISLMQEGISYIAGAEVPCVIANIMRGGPGLGGIQPSQSDYFQATKGGGHGDYKLIVLAPSTIQEMAELVQQAFHIADKYRNPVMILGDGMLGQMMEPVDFDMLKKEENKIEEKPWATTGMGMRNKRNIINSLELDPQILEKHNIEIFKKYEKAAKEEVRYEMTNCEEAEIILVAYGTIARVAKNVIELAKRENIKVGLIRPISLWPFPEEPFKKTKDHVKAYLTIEMSMGQMVEDVKLAVNGQKEVHFYGRVGGMVPEPMAILEEIKKIRGKK, translated from the coding sequence ATGGCAAAAGTACTCATGAAAGGAAATGAAGCGCTGGCTGAAGCTGCAATACAAGCCGGGTGCAGGCATTATTTCGGATATCCAATAACACCACAAAACGAAGTAACAGCGTACATGGCAAAAAGAATGCCGGAAGTAGGAGGAGTATTCTTACAAGCAGAAAGCGAAGTATCAGCAATAAACATGGTATACGGAGCAGGAGGAGCAGGAGCAAGAGTCCTTATAACATCATCAAGCCCAGGGATAAGCCTAATGCAAGAAGGAATATCATATATAGCAGGGGCAGAAGTACCATGCGTAATAGCCAACATAATGAGAGGCGGACCAGGCTTAGGAGGAATACAGCCATCCCAATCAGACTACTTTCAAGCCACAAAAGGCGGAGGACATGGAGACTACAAACTCATAGTCTTGGCACCATCAACAATACAAGAAATGGCAGAACTAGTACAACAAGCATTCCACATAGCTGACAAATACAGAAACCCTGTAATGATATTAGGAGACGGCATGTTAGGGCAAATGATGGAACCAGTAGACTTTGACATGCTAAAAAAAGAAGAAAACAAAATAGAAGAAAAACCATGGGCCACAACAGGCATGGGAATGAGAAACAAAAGAAACATCATAAACTCATTAGAATTAGACCCACAAATATTAGAAAAACACAACATAGAAATATTCAAAAAATACGAAAAAGCAGCAAAAGAAGAAGTGCGATATGAAATGACAAACTGCGAAGAAGCAGAAATAATACTAGTAGCATACGGCACGATAGCAAGAGTCGCCAAAAACGTAATCGAACTAGCAAAAAGAGAAAACATCAAAGTAGGCTTAATAAGGCCAATATCACTGTGGCCATTTCCAGAAGAACCATTCAAAAAAACAAAAGACCACGTAAAAGCCTATTTAACAATAGAAATGAGCATGGGACAGATGGTAGAAGACGTAAAACTAGCAGTCAACGGACAAAAAGAAGTCCACTTTTATGGAAGAGTAGGAGGAATGGTACCAGAACCCATGGCCATATTAGAAGAAATCAAGAAAATAAGGGGGAAAAAATAA
- a CDS encoding 2-oxoacid:acceptor oxidoreductase family protein, giving the protein MNEKIIFAGFGGQGIMSMGLIMSYAGMMDGKNVSWLPSYGPEMRGGTANCHVTISDEPVGSPIINEATVVVAMNRPSLEKYEKYVVPGGKLFINTSLIKEKAKRKDIEVYEIAANDIANELGNLKIANMVILGALIKATNITKIESTLKALVEVLGPSKEHLVSINEKALEKGAELIDALSKK; this is encoded by the coding sequence ATGAATGAAAAGATAATATTTGCAGGATTTGGTGGACAGGGCATCATGTCGATGGGGCTTATAATGTCATACGCAGGAATGATGGATGGGAAAAACGTATCGTGGCTGCCGTCGTATGGACCAGAGATGAGAGGAGGCACAGCCAACTGCCATGTTACCATATCTGATGAACCAGTAGGCTCCCCCATAATAAACGAGGCAACTGTAGTTGTTGCAATGAATAGGCCTTCTTTAGAAAAGTATGAAAAATATGTTGTGCCTGGTGGAAAGCTTTTTATAAATACATCGCTAATTAAAGAGAAAGCGAAAAGAAAGGATATAGAAGTTTACGAAATTGCAGCAAATGACATTGCCAATGAATTAGGGAATTTAAAGATTGCCAATATGGTGATTTTAGGAGCTCTAATAAAAGCAACGAATATTACAAAAATTGAATCTACATTAAAGGCACTTGTAGAAGTTTTAGGACCAAGTAAAGAGCATCTTGTGTCAATAAATGAAAAAGCCTTAGAAAAAGGAGCAGAACTTATAGATGCTTTAAGTAAGAAATAA
- a CDS encoding thiamine pyrophosphate-dependent enzyme produces the protein MAVVFQKTKGLTDTPFHYCPGCTHGIVHRLVAEAMEELGVLDKAIGVAPVGCAVFAYEYFNCDMQEAAHGRAPAVATGIKRVHPDKIVFTYQGDGDLAAIGTAETVHAAARGENITVIFINNAIYGMTGGQMAPTSLIGQETLTTPYGRKPETNGYPIKMCEMLSTLEGAAYIERVSVYDVKHVLNAKKAIKNAFKAQINKKGFSMIEVLSSCPTNWGMSPNEALKWIKDKMEQYYPLGVYKNTLEEEK, from the coding sequence ATGGCAGTAGTATTTCAAAAAACAAAAGGACTAACAGACACACCATTTCACTACTGTCCAGGATGTACACATGGCATAGTCCACAGACTTGTAGCAGAAGCAATGGAAGAATTAGGAGTATTAGACAAAGCAATAGGTGTAGCACCAGTAGGATGCGCCGTATTCGCCTACGAATACTTCAACTGCGACATGCAAGAAGCAGCCCATGGAAGAGCACCAGCAGTAGCAACAGGCATAAAAAGAGTACACCCAGACAAAATAGTATTCACATACCAAGGAGATGGAGACTTAGCAGCAATAGGAACAGCAGAAACAGTACACGCAGCAGCAAGAGGAGAAAACATAACAGTAATATTCATAAACAACGCCATATACGGCATGACAGGAGGCCAAATGGCACCAACATCGCTGATAGGGCAAGAAACCCTCACAACCCCGTACGGAAGAAAACCAGAAACAAACGGATATCCCATAAAAATGTGTGAAATGCTATCAACATTAGAAGGAGCAGCATACATCGAAAGAGTATCAGTGTACGACGTAAAACACGTATTAAACGCCAAAAAAGCAATCAAAAACGCATTCAAAGCCCAAATAAACAAAAAAGGCTTTTCAATGATAGAAGTCCTGTCAAGCTGTCCAACAAACTGGGGTATGTCACCGAATGAAGCATTAAAATGGATAAAAGACAAGATGGAGCAATACTATCCATTAGGTGTATACAAAAACACCTTGGAGGAGGAAAAATAA
- a CDS encoding OPT family oligopeptide transporter has translation MASGKAEYGRKLSDGAYGGISGDKYVPFVPAEEVLPESTFLSLVIGVIFAIVFAAANTYLGLKTGMTISAAIPAAVLSTGILKTIFRRNSILEANMATAIAATGESVAAGLLFSFPAIAIWGFKNEFTLERIIFAVLIGGLFGVLFVVPLRRYLTVEEHGKLLYPEGMAASEVLVTSNQGGSGFMTVLSGMLTGGIYKLLSGGFSIWSEEPAWNLNWFKGTQVGINVLASLLGVGFIVGIEISSYMLAGGILAWLGLIPLIKFFGDGLTSPIYPATTLIKDMSASQIWGSYIRYIGAGGVLAGGFITLFKTFPTLIKAFKDSLSGFGASAKEQKRTDSDISINIVIIGAIFLFLLTWLLPIFKMTFIGSLLTILFSFFFAVVSARMTGIVGESNNPVSGMTIATLLVVTSILKLTGIVGDSGMILAITIGGIVCIAAATAGCNAQSLKTCYIIGGSPKKVETYLYTGIVASSIFAGLVLIMLNNSYGIGSQAVAAPQATIMSMVVKGIMTGHLPWILILAGVFMGIMIELMHIPVLPFALGLYLPFELSAAVMVGGIIRWIIDRKYKNDEKLYKEKTEKGILISSGLVAGDALMGLVIAIFAGLKINIGFGANWITNSGALASWISLLMFVLLGIYLYGYTVRDNKKIN, from the coding sequence ATGGCCAGTGGAAAAGCTGAATATGGAAGAAAGTTATCAGATGGCGCTTATGGTGGTATAAGTGGAGATAAGTATGTGCCATTTGTTCCAGCAGAAGAGGTTCTTCCTGAATCTACGTTTTTAAGTTTAGTTATAGGTGTGATATTTGCGATTGTTTTTGCGGCAGCTAATACTTATTTAGGTCTTAAAACTGGAATGACTATAAGTGCAGCGATTCCTGCTGCTGTTTTGTCTACTGGTATATTAAAGACGATTTTTAGGAGAAATAGCATATTAGAAGCTAATATGGCTACAGCAATAGCTGCGACAGGTGAAAGCGTTGCTGCTGGACTTTTGTTTTCTTTTCCAGCTATAGCTATTTGGGGCTTTAAAAATGAGTTTACACTTGAAAGAATAATATTTGCGGTATTAATCGGTGGATTATTTGGCGTATTATTTGTCGTACCTTTAAGAAGGTATTTGACGGTTGAAGAACACGGAAAACTTCTATATCCTGAAGGAATGGCAGCTTCTGAAGTCCTTGTAACAAGCAATCAAGGTGGTTCAGGATTTATGACAGTTTTGTCTGGTATGCTTACAGGTGGCATATACAAATTATTATCAGGTGGTTTTTCTATATGGTCAGAAGAGCCTGCATGGAATCTAAATTGGTTTAAGGGTACGCAAGTTGGAATAAACGTGTTAGCATCATTGTTAGGAGTTGGCTTCATAGTTGGAATAGAGATTTCTTCATACATGCTGGCAGGTGGTATATTGGCATGGCTTGGTCTTATACCATTGATAAAATTTTTTGGAGATGGTCTTACAAGTCCAATATATCCAGCCACAACACTTATAAAAGATATGTCAGCTTCTCAAATATGGGGCAGCTATATAAGGTATATAGGTGCTGGTGGAGTATTGGCAGGAGGGTTCATTACTTTATTCAAAACATTCCCTACACTTATAAAGGCATTTAAAGACTCACTATCAGGATTTGGAGCTAGTGCAAAAGAACAAAAAAGGACTGACAGCGATATATCGATAAATATAGTGATTATCGGGGCGATTTTCTTATTCCTCTTAACATGGCTTCTTCCAATATTTAAGATGACATTTATAGGAAGCCTTTTGACTATATTATTTTCCTTCTTCTTCGCTGTTGTCTCAGCAAGAATGACAGGAATTGTGGGTGAATCCAATAACCCAGTGTCAGGCATGACAATAGCTACATTGCTTGTTGTTACGTCTATTTTAAAGCTTACAGGTATTGTCGGAGATAGTGGCATGATATTGGCAATTACTATAGGAGGCATAGTTTGTATTGCAGCAGCAACAGCAGGATGCAATGCGCAGTCTCTAAAGACATGTTACATTATAGGTGGATCGCCTAAAAAGGTAGAGACATATCTTTACACAGGAATAGTTGCATCATCAATTTTTGCAGGATTAGTGCTTATTATGCTTAATAATTCTTACGGAATTGGTTCACAAGCTGTAGCTGCTCCACAGGCTACGATAATGTCTATGGTCGTAAAAGGAATAATGACAGGACATCTTCCGTGGATATTAATTTTAGCAGGAGTATTTATGGGAATAATGATTGAATTGATGCATATTCCGGTGCTGCCATTTGCACTTGGACTTTATTTGCCATTTGAGTTAAGTGCAGCAGTAATGGTTGGAGGTATTATCAGATGGATAATTGACAGAAAATACAAGAATGACGAAAAACTGTACAAAGAAAAGACTGAAAAAGGCATATTGATTTCTTCGGGGTTAGTCGCTGGAGATGCTTTAATGGGATTAGTAATTGCTATATTTGCAGGACTTAAAATAAATATAGGATTTGGTGCAAATTGGATTACAAATAGTGGAGCACTTGCTTCATGGATTTCACTTTTGATGTTTGTATTATTAGGAATTTATTTATACGGATACACGGTCAGGGATAACAAAAAGATCAATTGA
- the ald gene encoding alanine dehydrogenase, with the protein MIIGVPKEIKEEEGRVAITPAGVHAFCSKGHRVLIENNAGLISGITNEEYKKAGAEILNTAEDVFNESDMILKVKEPQPSEYNYFKEGQILFTYLHLAPDKQQTEALLKKKVVGIAYETVQTDDGMLPLLSPMSEVAGRLSVTIGAYLLLSKNNGRGVLLSGVPGVEKANVVIVGGGTVGLNAAKIAVGMGANVTILDVNASRLEYLDDIFGGKVTTLMSNSYNIAKCTEEADLVIGAVLIPGAKTPKIITEEMVKNMRKGSVIVDVAIDQGGSVETMDRITSHDNPYFIKYDVVHYSVPNIPGVVPRTSTFALTNVTLPYALQIADKGYKKALLENKSLMRGLNVINGHVTYKAVAEAHGFEYVDPKEILSE; encoded by the coding sequence ATGATAATCGGAGTACCAAAAGAAATAAAAGAAGAAGAAGGAAGAGTTGCTATTACACCTGCTGGTGTTCATGCGTTTTGCAGTAAAGGCCATAGAGTATTAATAGAAAACAATGCTGGTTTAATCAGTGGAATAACTAATGAAGAGTATAAGAAGGCTGGAGCTGAAATTCTTAACACGGCTGAAGATGTTTTTAATGAATCTGATATGATATTAAAAGTCAAAGAACCGCAACCTTCCGAGTACAACTATTTTAAAGAAGGGCAGATCTTATTTACCTATTTGCATTTAGCTCCAGATAAACAGCAAACAGAAGCACTTTTAAAGAAAAAAGTAGTAGGTATAGCCTATGAAACAGTGCAGACAGATGATGGAATGTTACCGCTATTAAGTCCTATGAGTGAAGTGGCGGGTAGATTGTCAGTGACGATAGGTGCTTATTTACTGCTTAGCAAAAATAATGGCAGGGGAGTCCTTTTAAGTGGCGTTCCAGGTGTTGAAAAGGCAAATGTTGTCATAGTCGGCGGTGGAACGGTAGGACTAAATGCAGCAAAGATTGCCGTTGGAATGGGAGCTAATGTTACAATACTTGATGTAAATGCTTCAAGGCTTGAATACTTAGATGACATTTTTGGAGGAAAAGTAACGACTCTTATGTCAAACAGTTATAATATAGCTAAATGTACTGAAGAAGCTGATTTAGTAATAGGAGCAGTGCTTATTCCGGGGGCAAAGACACCAAAAATAATAACAGAAGAAATGGTAAAGAATATGAGAAAGGGATCTGTAATAGTCGATGTAGCTATAGACCAAGGTGGTTCTGTTGAAACGATGGACAGAATAACATCTCATGACAATCCTTATTTTATAAAATACGATGTAGTGCATTATTCTGTTCCAAATATACCTGGTGTTGTGCCAAGAACATCTACATTTGCATTGACAAATGTGACTTTGCCATATGCATTGCAGATTGCTGACAAAGGTTATAAGAAAGCGCTGTTAGAAAACAAATCGCTTATGAGAGGGCTTAATGTAATAAATGGTCATGTGACGTATAAAGCAGTAGCAGAAGCTCACGGATTCGAATATGTGGATCCAAAAGAAATATTGTCAGAATAA